Below is a genomic region from Pedosphaera parvula Ellin514.
TCGCTCCCGTCATGATGATATCGAGCAGACCGACAACAAATACAAATCCAACCAACAATGGAAGAGCGCCAAGACCCGCATGCTCGAGAGCATCACCCAGTTTCACCGCGGCAACTGTCGCCATGTTGGTGTAGGTGAAAAAGGCGTTGAACTGGCTGATGACGAACAAGAGAAAAATCAGGCCGGCCAGTCCGGCAACGGCTTTTTCCATGGCTTTAATGACATCGGTGGCACTCTTCATGGTGCCGGCGCCAAATCCATATGCAGCTCCGGCGAACAGGAACATCAACGCGATGAATACGATGAGCCCGTCCATGAAAGGCGAGTCTCCGATAAGGGCGTGGGTTTCCGGGTTTCGCAGCGGCGCTGCGTGTGGGAGTGTCAAAAGCCCAAAGATCACCAGTCCACCAATGACTGCCCAGGTCGCGTATTTCAAGCCACGCGATTCCTCAGGGGAAATGGTCTTGCTTTGCACCACAGTGCCCGGCTCTGGTTTATATTCCCCCAACCGCGGCTCAACCCATTTGTCGGTGATGAGCGAGACCACCACAGTAAGC
It encodes:
- a CDS encoding AbgT family transporter, encoding LTVVVSLITDKWVEPRLGEYKPEPGTVVQSKTISPEESRGLKYATWAVIGGLVIFGLLTLPHAAPLRNPETHALIGDSPFMDGLIVFIALMFLFAGAAYGFGAGTMKSATDVIKAMEKAVAGLAGLIFLLFVISQFNAFFTYTNMATVAAVKLGDALEHAGLGALPLLVGFVFVVGLLDIIMTGAIPKWAIFAPIFVPLMMRLGVHPEAVLAAYRVGDSPINAISPLNAYFALIVSFALIYKKDAGVGTVVALMLPYVVVLFVVWTILLALWQILGLPWGF